One Peromyscus leucopus breed LL Stock chromosome 2, UCI_PerLeu_2.1, whole genome shotgun sequence DNA window includes the following coding sequences:
- the Artn gene encoding artemin isoform X1 yields MEPGLGDPTALPHCLQPRWQPALWPTLAALALLSSVTEASLDPMSRNPSTRDGPSPVLAPPTGHLPGGGTTHLCSERALPPPPQSPQPAPPPPGPALQSPPAALRGVRAARAGTRSSRARGSDAHGCRLRSQLVRVSALGLGHSSDELVRFRFCSGSCRRARSPHDLSLASLLGAGALRSPPGSRPISQPCCRPTRYEAVSFMDVNSTWRTVDHLSATACGCLG; encoded by the exons ATGGAACCCGGACTTGGAGACCCTACTGCATTGCCCCACTGCCTCCAGCCTAGGTGGCAG CCAGCTTTGTGGCCAACCCTAGCTGCTCTTGCCCTGTTGAGCAGCGTCACAGAAGCCTCCCTGGACCCCATGTCCCGCAACCCCTCCACTCGTGATGGTCCCTCGCCGGTCCTGGCGCCCCCAACCGGCCACCTGCCTG GGGGCGGCACTACGCATTTGTGCAGCGAAAGAGccctgccaccaccgccacagtCTCCCCAGCCCGCGCCCCCACCGCCAGGGCCCGCGCTCCAGTCTCCTCCCGCTGCGCTCCGCGGGGTACGCGCCGCGCGTGCGGGGACCCGAAGCAGCCGCGCGCGGGGCTCGGATGCGCACGGCTGTCGCTTGCGCTCGCAGCTGGTGCGGGTGAGCGCGCTCGGCCTGGGCCACAGCTCGGACGAGCTGGTTCGTTTCCGCTTCTGCAGCGGCTCGTGCCGCCGAGCACGCTCCCCGCACGACCTCAGCCTGGCCAGCCTGCTGGGCGCCGGGGCCCTGCGGTCGCCCCCCGGCTCCCGGCCGATCAGTCAGCCCTGCTGCCGACCCACTCGCTATGAGGCCGTCTCCTTCATGGACGTGAACAGCACCTGGAGGACCGTGGACCACCTCTCCGCCACTGCCTGCGGCTGTCTGGGCTGA
- the Artn gene encoding artemin isoform X2, producing MEPGLGDPTALPHCLQPRWQPALWPTLAALALLSSVTEASLDPMSRNPSTRDGPSPVLAPPTGHLPGRGRHYAFVQRKSPATTATVSPARAPTARARAPVSSRCAPRGTRRACGDPKQPRAGLGCARLSLALAAGAGERARPGPQLGRAGSFPLLQRLVPPSTLPARPQPGQPAGRRGPAVAPRLPADQSALLPTHSL from the exons ATGGAACCCGGACTTGGAGACCCTACTGCATTGCCCCACTGCCTCCAGCCTAGGTGGCAG CCAGCTTTGTGGCCAACCCTAGCTGCTCTTGCCCTGTTGAGCAGCGTCACAGAAGCCTCCCTGGACCCCATGTCCCGCAACCCCTCCACTCGTGATGGTCCCTCGCCGGTCCTGGCGCCCCCAACCGGCCACCTGCCTGGTAG GGGGCGGCACTACGCATTTGTGCAGCGAAAGAGccctgccaccaccgccacagtCTCCCCAGCCCGCGCCCCCACCGCCAGGGCCCGCGCTCCAGTCTCCTCCCGCTGCGCTCCGCGGGGTACGCGCCGCGCGTGCGGGGACCCGAAGCAGCCGCGCGCGGGGCTCGGATGCGCACGGCTGTCGCTTGCGCTCGCAGCTGGTGCGGGTGAGCGCGCTCGGCCTGGGCCACAGCTCGGACGAGCTGGTTCGTTTCCGCTTCTGCAGCGGCTCGTGCCGCCGAGCACGCTCCCCGCACGACCTCAGCCTGGCCAGCCTGCTGGGCGCCGGGGCCCTGCGGTCGCCCCCCGGCTCCCGGCCGATCAGTCAGCCCTGCTGCCGACCCACTCGCTATGA